Proteins co-encoded in one Candidatus Nitrosacidococcus tergens genomic window:
- a CDS encoding class I SAM-dependent methyltransferase, with product MSRNNQHWDPQSYKEHACFVPTFGASLIEWLNPKPKEHILDLGCGDGILTEKIISLDCTAVGIDNSLEFVRAACSRGINARLMNGADLQFNEEFDAVFSNAALHWMRESDSVAKGVWNALVPNGRFVGEFGGKGNIQTIVMALYEVLEEYSVNAHSLNPWYFPSVEEYQNVLESVGFEITRIIQFERPTVLTTGIQQWIKVFAQCFISALPKSDQIACINTIQSRLYPLLYKNNQWVADYVRLRFEARKI from the coding sequence ATGTCTAGAAATAACCAACATTGGGACCCTCAAAGCTATAAAGAACACGCCTGCTTCGTGCCTACCTTTGGTGCCTCTCTTATAGAATGGTTAAATCCAAAACCAAAAGAACATATTCTTGATTTAGGTTGTGGCGATGGTATCTTAACAGAAAAAATAATCTCTTTGGACTGTACTGCTGTTGGAATAGATAATAGCCTAGAATTTGTCCGTGCAGCTTGCTCTCGAGGTATTAATGCAAGACTAATGAATGGAGCGGATTTACAATTTAATGAGGAATTTGATGCTGTCTTTAGTAATGCAGCATTACATTGGATGAGGGAGAGTGATTCCGTAGCAAAAGGGGTGTGGAATGCACTTGTTCCTAATGGGAGGTTTGTTGGGGAGTTTGGTGGAAAAGGAAATATTCAAACCATAGTTATGGCACTATACGAAGTGCTAGAGGAGTATAGCGTTAACGCTCACTCTCTTAACCCTTGGTATTTTCCTAGTGTAGAGGAATATCAAAATGTACTCGAATCGGTCGGATTTGAAATAACAAGAATCATCCAATTTGAACGCCCTACGGTGCTCACAACAGGTATCCAACAGTGGATTAAAGTCTTTGCTCAATGTTTTATTTCTGCTCTTCCAAAATCTGATCAAATAGCTTGTATTAATACAATACAAAGTAGACTCTATCCTTTATTGTATAAAAATAATCAATGGGTAGCTGATTATGTGCGTCTACGATTTGAAGCTAGAAAAATTTAG
- the ypfJ gene encoding KPN_02809 family neutral zinc metallopeptidase, producing MDWEGRRQSDNVEDQRVNPTGGLVTGGGIVGLVIYLLVTFLGGSPQTANLASQVGGKLANEFITTHANRQLTPDEKKIGKLVATVFADTEDVWTELLKNTKTPYRYPKLVLFTGQVSTGCGGASSAVGPFYCPVDEKVYLDLDFYNELKHRFGAIGGDFSIAYIIAHEVGHHVQNILGTSSQVRKAQQGTSQIGKNKLSVALELQADFYAGIFAHYEQKYLDAGDIDEALSAAQAVGDDAIQRRVRGQVNPDSFTHGTSEQRKYWFTKGYQTGDINQGNTFAQLK from the coding sequence ATGGATTGGGAAGGAAGAAGACAAAGCGATAATGTAGAGGATCAAAGGGTAAATCCGACCGGTGGGTTAGTCACTGGAGGTGGTATTGTTGGGTTGGTTATCTATTTATTAGTTACTTTCCTTGGGGGTAGTCCTCAAACTGCTAATCTAGCTTCCCAAGTTGGAGGTAAACTAGCAAACGAGTTTATTACGACCCACGCTAATCGTCAGCTTACTCCTGATGAAAAGAAAATAGGGAAGCTTGTAGCTACTGTTTTTGCCGATACAGAAGATGTGTGGACTGAACTACTAAAAAACACTAAAACTCCTTATAGGTATCCTAAATTAGTATTATTTACTGGACAGGTATCTACAGGTTGTGGGGGGGCTAGTTCAGCAGTAGGTCCTTTTTATTGCCCAGTAGATGAAAAAGTATATTTAGATTTAGATTTTTATAATGAGCTAAAACATCGATTTGGTGCCATAGGTGGGGATTTTTCCATTGCCTATATTATTGCTCATGAGGTAGGTCATCACGTGCAAAATATTTTAGGCACTAGTAGCCAAGTCAGAAAAGCACAGCAAGGAACCTCCCAAATAGGTAAAAATAAACTCTCGGTAGCTTTAGAATTACAAGCTGATTTTTACGCAGGCATATTTGCCCATTATGAGCAAAAATACCTTGATGCAGGAGATATTGATGAAGCTTTAAGTGCTGCCCAAGCGGTAGGTGATGATGCGATTCAAAGAAGAGTACGAGGGCAAGTAAATCCTGATTCATTTACCCATGGCACCTCAGAGCAAAGGAAATATTGGTTTACTAAAGGGTACCAAACGGGAGATATTAATCAAGGCAATACATTTGCACAACTTAAATGA
- a CDS encoding DUF2141 domain-containing protein: MNILRTRLQFILCIFFILSLFTIKVVWATQHEKCCDASKANTPELSQLKEGEGATFEIKINRIDPKTGHIRIAIYNDPENWLKKPVYAAILSAEDTDEVEWTIHNIPPGSYALACFHDRDMSGDFYMGILGINRERYCFSHNVQAFFGPPHWDQTKFDVEDHMIKEFNIRLR; the protein is encoded by the coding sequence ATGAATATTTTGCGTACTAGGTTACAGTTCATTCTGTGTATTTTTTTTATTCTTAGCCTTTTTACAATAAAAGTAGTATGGGCAACTCAGCATGAAAAATGCTGTGACGCTTCTAAAGCGAATACACCTGAGCTATCACAGCTAAAAGAAGGTGAAGGTGCAACATTTGAAATAAAAATTAATAGAATTGATCCAAAAACTGGGCATATTCGGATAGCTATTTATAATGATCCAGAAAATTGGCTTAAAAAACCTGTTTATGCCGCTATTCTTAGCGCTGAAGACACAGATGAAGTAGAGTGGACCATTCATAATATACCCCCGGGTTCCTACGCTTTAGCCTGTTTTCATGATCGGGACATGAGTGGCGATTTTTATATGGGAATTTTGGGGATTAATAGAGAAAGATACTGCTTTTCCCATAATGTACAAGCATTTTTTGGTCCACCCCATTGGGATCAAACTAAATTTGATGTAGAAGATCATATGATCAAAGAATTTAATATACGGCTACGCTAA
- a CDS encoding glycosyltransferase family protein, whose product MSHKVLFAVHDWGLGHATRDLVVIRALLDAGHEVGIVSYGRAMMLLRSMLANRCTFYELKDIPKPLGRYAATFYIRMSLAMPEVFWIYRKERLFAQHLCKTQGYDRIISDSRFGMALTEVPSYYLFHSLRQIIPGRPHWLEYFVERNQQHLLRRAQGVLIPDEEQDGGLAGDLCHNMSCNWGDQVKFIGPLADMEAFNVEKDIRCFISVSGAEPQRTILEEIILKQVKDLEGRIIVALGRPENPDIVFDNGRITIYGFLDRQQQIEMINRANTVVTRSGYTTLMELSQIGCKALLIPTVGQSEQEYLADYHRQRGYVHSVLQHQVNLLQDIAITESLPGLPKMSATRDSVQRLLSIVVG is encoded by the coding sequence ATGAGCCACAAAGTATTATTTGCTGTTCATGATTGGGGGCTTGGGCATGCCACCCGTGATTTAGTCGTAATTCGTGCTCTTTTAGACGCAGGTCATGAGGTAGGTATCGTATCTTATGGACGTGCTATGATGCTTTTACGATCTATGCTAGCTAACCGCTGTACATTCTATGAGCTTAAAGATATTCCTAAACCTCTAGGTCGATACGCAGCTACATTCTATATTAGGATGAGCTTGGCTATGCCTGAAGTATTTTGGATATATCGAAAAGAGCGGTTGTTTGCCCAACACTTATGTAAAACACAAGGCTACGATCGAATTATTTCTGATAGTCGGTTTGGTATGGCACTTACTGAAGTGCCTAGTTATTATTTGTTTCACTCTTTACGCCAAATTATTCCAGGTCGTCCCCATTGGTTAGAGTATTTTGTTGAACGAAATCAACAGCACTTGTTACGCCGAGCCCAGGGGGTTTTGATACCCGATGAAGAACAAGATGGGGGACTTGCTGGAGATCTATGCCATAATATGTCGTGTAACTGGGGGGATCAAGTGAAATTTATTGGTCCTCTTGCAGATATGGAAGCATTTAATGTAGAGAAAGATATTCGCTGTTTCATTAGTGTTTCTGGGGCTGAACCTCAACGCACTATTTTGGAAGAAATTATTCTGAAACAGGTAAAAGATTTGGAAGGTAGAATTATTGTTGCACTAGGTCGTCCTGAAAACCCAGATATTGTGTTTGACAATGGTCGAATTACTATTTATGGCTTTTTAGATCGACAACAACAAATTGAAATGATAAATCGAGCTAATACTGTTGTGACCCGATCTGGTTACACAACTTTGATGGAACTTTCTCAAATTGGCTGTAAAGCATTACTCATTCCTACTGTAGGTCAAAGTGAGCAAGAATATTTAGCTGACTATCATCGACAAAGAGGTTATGTACATAGCGTACTACAACATCAAGTAAACCTATTGCAAGATATTGCCATTACAGAGTCATTACCAGGACTACCTAAGATGTCTGCAACTAGAGATTCAGTACAACGATTACTATCTATTGTGGTGGGTTAA
- a CDS encoding lysylphosphatidylglycerol synthase domain-containing protein, with product MKYKYLLLSWSKALMVPRRILLVLISLALLITVFGLSDIFRVLERWQLLQISTIFIVFLCALLYLILKGWQFGHLIAISGLKVCWRPCGFAFAIGEISLTLPLGVYSENYILQKTQGISFSDSAASTTVMLALEIVMLILLLGIIPIPNWPQVQIASLGGILLCSIVLFLTKDTNFLVNIVKKYITRDGWIGTIALEIYYFLSRLRLISQPSVLLSNLFITIVYMLVLMFAFYQIGVDMNATSFCFNQAIIIYSFGLLIAMSFGSLLSQFGILELSGATAAQAWGIDLQDGLAILLWFRLLWTISVWTVCFSVIFYLWGELGRKIMKDN from the coding sequence GTGAAATATAAATACTTATTGTTAAGCTGGTCAAAGGCTTTAATGGTGCCTCGACGTATTTTATTAGTGCTTATTTCTTTAGCTCTGCTTATCACTGTATTTGGACTATCTGATATATTTAGAGTGCTTGAGCGTTGGCAATTATTGCAGATTAGCACAATATTTATAGTATTTTTATGTGCATTACTTTATTTAATATTGAAAGGCTGGCAGTTTGGTCATTTAATAGCTATTTCTGGACTGAAAGTATGTTGGCGACCTTGTGGGTTTGCTTTTGCTATTGGTGAAATTTCCCTTACGCTACCCCTAGGTGTTTACTCGGAGAATTATATTCTGCAAAAAACTCAGGGGATTAGCTTTTCTGATTCAGCGGCAAGTACTACAGTAATGCTTGCTTTGGAAATTGTCATGCTTATTTTACTTTTAGGTATTATTCCAATTCCAAATTGGCCACAGGTACAAATCGCTTCCTTAGGAGGAATTCTCCTCTGTAGCATTGTACTATTTTTAACTAAGGACACTAATTTTTTAGTCAATATAGTTAAAAAATATATTACTAGAGACGGTTGGATCGGTACAATTGCTTTAGAAATTTATTATTTTTTATCTCGTTTGCGTTTAATTAGCCAACCTTCAGTACTTTTAAGTAATCTATTTATAACAATAGTTTATATGCTGGTACTTATGTTTGCATTTTACCAAATAGGGGTAGACATGAATGCTACCTCTTTTTGTTTTAATCAAGCGATTATCATTTATTCTTTTGGGCTATTAATAGCGATGTCATTTGGTAGCTTACTTAGCCAGTTTGGTATTTTGGAACTCTCTGGTGCAACTGCTGCTCAAGCCTGGGGGATAGATCTGCAGGATGGGCTTGCCATATTGCTTTGGTTTCGGCTACTTTGGACTATAAGTGTTTGGACTGTTTGTTTTTCAGTGATTTTCTACCTATGGGGAGAACTGGGTAGAAAAATCATGAAAGATAATTAA
- a CDS encoding lysophospholipid acyltransferase family protein codes for MSFSAHQFPARNQKPSLWARFMWTMTDLIVCRLYPCFITGLEHYSQTSGTLAVSNHRRDNDGPLVASKLLLRKNGGIVAPLPSFAAREDLFEKRFLANYLHCWPGFVRYFLGFIYLRPFLVGTYPLQRTHGRGLASVLHEVIDYLGDMPIVEVLRPKSLTYYAAKLGFNPNTTTVKELLKKHEYILWQDRYGYRHFQIKVFTRLKPFLNSLIDQQIDFFVQMLNHDQVILLEPEGQLSLDGSLQRPRSALYDLITRSSNPVHVLPISITYDSLTIQKQRIFIDIQPELSELEKLPKHIIDDQVTRSVWAGCRVTGSQLAFGFLHLNYFNSKNYWSEVEMFEHVYAAAQRCQQAKIPIDPCLENKESCKLRILDILTWGKQQKFFAMEGDLLHIIDPDMPPPWLPNGASTLLEYLRTELLETVGIPRAYDLGLLPALHKAVLPS; via the coding sequence ATGAGCTTCTCTGCTCATCAATTTCCTGCCAGAAACCAAAAACCATCTCTTTGGGCACGGTTTATGTGGACAATGACTGATTTAATTGTTTGCCGATTATATCCTTGTTTTATCACCGGTCTTGAACACTATAGCCAAACTTCTGGTACCCTTGCAGTCAGTAATCATCGTAGGGATAATGATGGTCCTCTTGTAGCTTCAAAATTATTACTCCGTAAAAACGGAGGAATTGTTGCTCCCTTACCTTCTTTTGCAGCACGGGAAGATCTTTTTGAAAAACGATTTTTAGCTAACTATTTGCATTGCTGGCCTGGATTTGTACGATATTTCTTAGGTTTTATTTATTTACGCCCTTTTCTTGTAGGGACTTACCCATTACAACGTACCCATGGACGTGGATTAGCAAGTGTATTACATGAGGTTATTGATTATCTAGGCGATATGCCTATCGTTGAAGTATTGCGCCCAAAATCTCTAACCTATTATGCAGCTAAACTAGGGTTTAATCCAAATACAACTACAGTAAAAGAATTATTAAAAAAACATGAATATATCTTGTGGCAAGATCGTTATGGGTATCGGCATTTCCAAATAAAAGTATTTACTCGCCTTAAACCTTTTCTTAATAGTTTAATTGATCAGCAAATAGATTTTTTTGTACAGATGCTAAATCATGATCAGGTCATTTTATTAGAACCAGAAGGACAGCTTTCTTTAGACGGCTCCTTGCAACGACCTAGATCAGCTCTATACGACCTCATTACCCGTTCTAGTAATCCTGTTCATGTGCTTCCTATCTCAATTACATACGATAGTCTTACTATCCAAAAACAAAGAATATTTATTGATATTCAGCCTGAGCTCTCAGAGCTAGAAAAGCTACCTAAACATATTATCGATGATCAAGTAACACGATCTGTATGGGCTGGTTGCCGGGTAACTGGCAGTCAATTAGCTTTCGGCTTTCTGCATCTTAACTACTTTAATTCAAAAAATTATTGGTCTGAAGTAGAGATGTTTGAGCATGTATATGCTGCTGCCCAACGCTGCCAACAAGCGAAAATTCCTATTGATCCCTGTTTGGAAAATAAAGAAAGCTGTAAATTACGCATTCTGGATATTTTAACTTGGGGTAAGCAGCAAAAATTTTTTGCTATGGAAGGAGATTTATTACATATCATTGATCCAGATATGCCCCCACCATGGCTTCCTAATGGAGCATCAACGCTACTTGAATATCTACGTACTGAATTACTAGAGACGGTGGGAATACCTCGCGCTTATGATCTTGGGTTATTACCTGCTCTCCATAAAGCCGTATTACCTTCCTAG
- a CDS encoding barstar family protein, with product MNNISIDFSEIKTFNDFYTQLKIKIAIPNYFGNNLDALYDFFSGEASLPLDIKFNNMSTEQIDTFQSLIETMKALSTEVPEISFHYY from the coding sequence ATGAATAATATCTCCATAGATTTTTCAGAAATAAAAACCTTTAATGATTTTTATACTCAATTAAAAATAAAAATAGCAATACCTAACTACTTTGGTAATAATTTAGATGCACTCTATGATTTTTTTAGTGGGGAGGCATCATTACCATTAGATATTAAATTTAACAATATGAGCACAGAGCAGATCGATACTTTTCAATCGCTTATTGAAACCATGAAAGCACTTTCTACTGAAGTACCTGAAATTTCTTTTCATTATTATTAA
- a CDS encoding ribonuclease domain-containing protein has protein sequence MQARTDNFLLIIIISLSLGCFHSTAIGKRHHYSNQDTTEESDQVSQNLKALIIEGQEKIGQLTQSIQETIKRDYPDFFENIKEKSENLTQVVQNITGQNNQKLNHNLQYQEITQLTQPAAVVAYLKEYRRLPDYYLTKNQARHLGWIPSKGNLCDILPNHAIGGDRFGNREKRLPMSRGRAYFEADLNYQCGRRGADRLIYSSDGLIFITQDHYETFQPQ, from the coding sequence ATGCAAGCCAGAACAGATAATTTTTTACTAATTATTATTATAAGTCTTAGCTTAGGTTGCTTTCACTCAACAGCTATTGGAAAAAGGCATCACTATTCTAATCAAGACACTACAGAAGAATCTGATCAAGTTTCTCAAAACTTGAAAGCCCTTATAATAGAGGGACAGGAAAAAATTGGGCAGCTAACTCAATCTATACAAGAAACGATCAAGAGAGATTATCCAGATTTTTTTGAAAATATAAAAGAAAAGAGTGAGAATTTAACTCAAGTAGTACAAAACATAACGGGGCAAAATAATCAAAAACTTAACCATAATTTACAATATCAAGAAATAACACAACTCACTCAACCAGCTGCAGTAGTTGCTTATTTGAAAGAATATAGAAGATTACCCGATTATTACCTTACAAAAAACCAAGCAAGGCATTTGGGTTGGATCCCAAGCAAAGGAAATCTCTGTGATATTCTTCCTAATCATGCCATTGGAGGAGATCGTTTTGGAAATAGGGAAAAGCGACTTCCTATGAGTAGGGGGAGAGCTTACTTTGAAGCCGATTTAAACTATCAATGTGGTCGCAGAGGAGCAGATCGTCTTATTTATAGTTCTGATGGTCTAATTTTTATTACCCAAGATCATTATGAAACGTTTCAGCCTCAGTAA
- a CDS encoding enoyl-ACP reductase FabI produces MGFLANKKALIIGIASARSIAWGVAQAMHREGAELALTYQNEKLQSRVEKLASECNAKITLPCDVSNDEQINEVFARLKHHWSHIDIIIHSVAFAPRDHLQGDYVDSITREGFRIAHDISSYSFCALAKAGREMMRGQNGALLTLSYLGAERTIPNYNVMGVAKASLEANVRYMAASLGSEGIRVNAVSAGPIKTLAASGIDDFNRFLSYSEKNTPLKRNVTIEEVGNTTAFLCSDLASGITGEVVYVDGGYHIVGMANDF; encoded by the coding sequence ATGGGGTTTCTAGCTAATAAGAAAGCTCTGATTATCGGAATTGCAAGCGCTAGATCAATTGCTTGGGGTGTTGCTCAAGCAATGCACCGAGAGGGGGCAGAGCTAGCGCTAACCTATCAAAATGAAAAACTTCAAAGTCGGGTAGAAAAACTTGCCTCAGAATGTAATGCTAAAATTACTCTACCTTGCGATGTAAGTAATGATGAGCAAATTAATGAGGTTTTTGCTCGACTAAAGCATCATTGGTCTCATATAGATATAATTATTCATTCTGTTGCTTTTGCTCCACGAGATCATTTGCAAGGAGATTATGTAGATAGCATAACTCGAGAGGGTTTTCGCATCGCACATGATATTAGCTCTTATAGCTTTTGTGCCCTTGCAAAAGCTGGAAGAGAAATGATGAGAGGGCAAAACGGAGCGTTACTTACCTTAAGTTATTTAGGAGCCGAACGCACTATTCCCAACTACAATGTAATGGGGGTTGCTAAAGCTAGTCTTGAAGCAAATGTACGCTATATGGCGGCTTCCCTAGGATCAGAAGGAATTCGAGTGAATGCTGTTTCAGCAGGACCAATTAAAACCCTGGCAGCTTCAGGAATAGATGATTTTAATCGATTCCTATCCTACTCTGAAAAAAATACACCCCTTAAACGTAACGTAACGATTGAAGAGGTAGGAAACACTACTGCTTTTCTTTGTTCTGATTTAGCCTCTGGGATCACTGGAGAAGTGGTTTATGTAGATGGAGGTTATCATATTGTAGGTATGGCTAATGATTTTTAG
- a CDS encoding SurA N-terminal domain-containing protein, which yields MLGAIRDRAKGILSWVIVGLIAIPFTLWGINNYFQDKGETIAASVNDKEITLVEFRTAFQRYTQQMRMLMGDSFSETMLDDPKVRKKVLDELIEQRLLIEEIGRLKLAMNDSDLIQVIGNNQAFHDENGVFDNRLYQSVLSTQGLTPALYESKLRTSILSDQLISALVLSAFVTQEELKDIARIRFQKREIGYGIIPVAQFNDAVEINQDKLHQFYEKHKEDFRVPNQVVINYLHLKGETLAKEVPISEEELQAFYEETKAQYTKSEQRRVSHILISLASDASEKDKQAAQERINAILAKLKDNPFEEVAKEDSQDSGSARSGGDLGFFGKGTMDPAFEEAAFSLKSVGDISDPVLSKFGYHIIKLTDIHTGEIKTFDQIKEELVKKYRQRKAEDEFYEKADILDNLAYENPSSLEIAANALGLPIEMSSPFSKDGTGTNGIIANPKIIEAAFSEEVLDEGVNSQTIELGEHNLVVLRINKSIPTHVPEFSDIHKEVQTEMILAESKIKAEILGQQLIKQLEQGEWPQAIFGVKNIDWHEKTFYTHNFFDTQINPEILRVAYDSNRPKSGAPVFTGDFLSNGDYTVLGVYTVEDGVFDKLDENVRKRLTQEIERNRGEIAYRSFIEGLKEKAKIKIYTDSF from the coding sequence ATGCTGGGAGCTATTAGGGATCGAGCGAAAGGGATTTTATCTTGGGTTATTGTTGGCTTAATCGCCATTCCATTTACCCTATGGGGAATTAATAATTATTTCCAAGATAAAGGAGAGACAATTGCGGCTTCCGTAAATGATAAAGAAATTACACTTGTAGAGTTTCGCACTGCATTTCAACGCTACACTCAGCAAATGCGTATGCTTATGGGTGACTCTTTTTCAGAAACTATGCTAGATGATCCTAAGGTAAGAAAAAAAGTTCTAGATGAACTCATTGAACAACGCTTACTTATAGAGGAGATAGGGCGGCTGAAGTTAGCTATGAACGATTCTGACTTGATCCAAGTAATTGGCAATAATCAAGCATTTCATGACGAAAATGGAGTTTTTGATAATCGACTATACCAAAGCGTACTCAGTACCCAAGGACTAACACCTGCACTATATGAATCCAAATTACGCACTTCCATACTAAGTGATCAACTTATTTCTGCATTGGTTCTTTCTGCATTTGTCACCCAAGAAGAGCTTAAAGATATTGCCCGAATTCGTTTTCAAAAACGAGAGATTGGCTATGGCATTATTCCAGTAGCTCAATTTAATGATGCTGTTGAAATTAATCAAGATAAACTTCATCAGTTCTATGAAAAGCACAAAGAAGATTTTAGAGTACCTAATCAAGTAGTGATTAATTATCTTCACTTAAAAGGAGAAACTCTAGCTAAAGAAGTACCTATTAGTGAAGAAGAGTTACAAGCCTTTTATGAAGAAACAAAGGCTCAATATACCAAATCTGAGCAACGGCGAGTGAGTCATATTTTAATTTCTCTTGCTTCAGATGCCAGTGAAAAAGATAAGCAAGCTGCACAAGAGAGAATCAATGCAATTTTAGCAAAACTAAAAGATAATCCTTTTGAGGAAGTTGCTAAGGAGGATTCTCAGGATTCCGGATCTGCTCGAAGTGGAGGAGATTTAGGTTTTTTTGGTAAAGGAACAATGGATCCAGCCTTTGAAGAAGCTGCATTTTCATTAAAAAGTGTGGGAGATATAAGCGATCCGGTTTTAAGTAAGTTTGGGTACCATATTATTAAACTAACAGATATCCATACAGGTGAGATTAAAACTTTTGATCAAATAAAAGAAGAGCTTGTCAAAAAATATCGCCAAAGGAAAGCTGAAGATGAGTTTTATGAAAAAGCAGATATTTTGGATAATCTAGCTTATGAAAATCCTTCTTCTCTTGAAATTGCTGCTAATGCGTTAGGATTACCAATTGAGATGAGTAGCCCTTTTTCTAAAGATGGAACGGGCACAAATGGTATCATCGCTAATCCAAAAATTATTGAAGCTGCATTTAGTGAAGAAGTGTTAGATGAAGGGGTAAATAGCCAAACTATTGAGCTTGGAGAACATAATTTAGTGGTATTACGAATTAATAAGAGTATTCCTACTCATGTTCCAGAATTTAGTGATATTCACAAAGAAGTACAAACTGAGATGATATTAGCCGAATCCAAAATAAAAGCAGAAATACTTGGTCAGCAACTTATTAAACAGCTTGAACAAGGAGAGTGGCCGCAAGCAATTTTTGGCGTAAAAAATATAGATTGGCATGAAAAAACATTTTACACCCACAATTTTTTTGATACCCAGATTAACCCAGAAATATTAAGGGTAGCTTATGATTCAAATCGCCCTAAATCTGGAGCTCCTGTTTTTACAGGAGATTTCTTAAGTAATGGAGATTATACAGTACTGGGAGTTTATACGGTAGAAGATGGAGTATTTGATAAATTAGATGAAAATGTACGCAAGAGACTAACTCAAGAGATTGAACGTAATAGGGGTGAAATTGCTTATCGTAGCTTTATAGAGGGATTAAAAGAAAAAGCAAAAATCAAAATATATACAGATAGCTTTTAG
- a CDS encoding HU family DNA-binding protein, translating to MNKTELIDAVAKKGDLKKTEAARVVDSIVEAITDTLSRGEQVVLIGFGTFSVRDRAARTGRNPQTGEEIKIKASKNPVFKAGKTLKDAVN from the coding sequence ATGAATAAAACAGAACTCATTGATGCAGTTGCAAAAAAAGGTGATTTAAAAAAAACAGAAGCTGCTCGTGTCGTTGATTCTATTGTAGAGGCAATTACAGATACCCTTAGCCGAGGAGAACAAGTGGTTCTGATTGGGTTTGGTACTTTCTCAGTTAGAGATAGAGCAGCCCGCACAGGACGTAATCCGCAAACGGGAGAAGAGATAAAAATTAAAGCATCAAAAAATCCCGTATTTAAAGCTGGAAAAACTCTTAAAGATGCCGTAAACTAA
- the rph gene encoding ribonuclease PH yields the protein MRPSNRAPNELRPVRFTRHYTKYAEGSVLTEFGDTKVLCNVSAEERVPRFLKGTGQGWITAEYGMLPRATGTRSNREAAQGRQGGRTMEIQRLIGRSLRAIVDLSALGELTLTVDCDVIQADGGTRTAAITGCYVALIDAVNNLMKKSILIHNPIHGQLASVSVGIYKGIPILDLDYREDSSAETDMNVVMNESGAFIEIQGTAEGHAFRMNELYTMLDLAKNGIETLITKQSQALLR from the coding sequence ATGAGACCAAGCAATCGTGCCCCAAATGAATTACGCCCTGTTCGTTTTACTCGTCACTATACTAAATATGCAGAAGGATCTGTATTAACTGAGTTTGGAGATACTAAAGTACTCTGTAATGTTTCTGCTGAGGAGCGAGTCCCTCGTTTTTTAAAAGGTACTGGACAAGGATGGATTACTGCTGAGTATGGTATGTTACCAAGGGCAACAGGCACTCGATCTAATCGGGAAGCTGCACAGGGTCGCCAAGGAGGTAGAACCATGGAGATTCAGCGACTTATTGGTCGATCTCTACGAGCTATTGTGGATTTATCCGCTTTAGGCGAGCTTACACTTACCGTTGATTGCGATGTAATCCAGGCAGATGGAGGAACCCGTACTGCTGCAATTACTGGATGTTATGTAGCGCTTATTGATGCTGTAAATAACTTAATGAAAAAAAGCATACTCATCCATAATCCTATTCATGGGCAGCTCGCTTCAGTCTCAGTGGGGATTTATAAAGGTATTCCTATCTTAGATTTAGATTACCGAGAAGATTCATCAGCAGAGACAGATATGAATGTAGTGATGAATGAATCTGGTGCATTCATTGAAATTCAAGGGACTGCTGAAGGCCATGCTTTTAGAATGAATGAATTATATACCATGTTAGATTTAGCTAAAAATGGTATTGAAACCCTCATTACTAAACAAAGCCAAGCCTTATTAAGGTAA